From a single Rutidosis leptorrhynchoides isolate AG116_Rl617_1_P2 chromosome 5, CSIRO_AGI_Rlap_v1, whole genome shotgun sequence genomic region:
- the LOC139849216 gene encoding histidine kinase 1-like: MASALRRIFDKLFVYSSARKQSSCRRSLSSNVNQEEFPCYSVCVARLAIMVMLAILIGLLTILTWHFTKVYTRTSLNALAYGLRYELLQRPVLHMWKILNSTVEITTSQVRLSEYVIRKYSKAENQAQQVELYEVMRDVTWALFASHKALNSMSIKYRNGFVQAFHRDLRDKNIYYIYSNLDNYTMVEPYGMNKSLPHEEWNDQMIHGNVSAIWYREPLDPETGKRMGQQTKIPPDELLNIAGISQVPDGAASWHVAVSKFTNSPLLSAALPVWDEDKGSIVAVVGVTTALYSVGQLMKELVKLHGGHIYLTSQEGWLLATSSSTPLLKNSSTGPTLSMAVDSQDEIIQSGAKWLRKTYGDKPPLSHEVHSATATLGNQKYYIDSFFLNLTRLPMVGVLCIPRKYIMGKVDARAFKTLVILISASVCILVVGCICIFILTNGVSKEMRLRAELISHLDARRKAEASSNFKSQFLANMSHELRTPMAAVIGLLDILLCDDCLTNEQYATINQIRRCSTALLRLLNNILDISKVESGKLVLEEAEFDLGRELEGLVDMFSVQCKNHNVETVLDLSDDMPKVFHGDSGRVVQIFANLISNSIKFTTSGYIILRGWCENLNSFSNNGNFFIDQKALRSAAQKKALREKRSCKNDNTMILFFEVEDTGCGIDPSKWESVFESFEQADPSTTRLHGGTGLGLCIVRTLVKKMGGEIRVVKTHGSGTLMQLYLLLNTPADVTRENYHLKFVEHNLKVVLALGGRMGREILSRWLLKLGIPVWEANEWNELTQILQDLFKSPTYVQSLTHKHPKVEPLSKNEVELSVFIVVIDIGMLNLCTDIWKEQLNFLDTFNKRAKFVWILNHDTSNAIKIDLRRRGHLLMVNGPLYKAKMIQMIEAVIKETCLKLPISKTDEHECVQTDQLHSDTKSSYDSEISELSSIEETSQKNLTISEAVSNCFPERIKLCTNNMVSVTTFPNDDSNCEQDVNQAENAKCSQKALEGLRILLAEDTPILQRVATIMLEQMGAKVIVVGDGVQAVEALNVLHKVDNFNASGDHPQYDLILMDCQMPKMDGYEATKAIRRAETESGSHTPIVALTAHAMSSDEAKCLEVGMDAYLTKPIDCKLMVSTILSLTKCTRT, encoded by the exons ATGGCTTCAGCTCTAAGACGCATTTTCGATAAACTTTTTGTATATTCATCAGCAAGAAAGCAATCATCTTGCCGAAGAAGTTTAAGTAGCAATGTCAATCAAGAAGAATTTCCTTGCTACAGCGTTTGTGTAGCCCGCCTTGCTATCATG GTAATGCTGGCTATTCTTATAGGTTTGCTGACAATACTTACATGGCATTTCACCAAAGTTTACACAAGAACATCATTAAACGCTTTGGCATATGGCCTTCGATATGAACTTTTGCAGCGACCCGTATTGCATATGTGGAAAATATTGAATTCTACAGTCGAAATAACAACATCCCAAGTTAGGCTGTCAGAGTATGTGATCAGAAAATATAGCAAAGCTGAAAATCAGGCACAGCAAGTAGAG TTGTATGAAGTTATGAGGGATGTGACATGGGCGCTTTTCGCGAGCCACAAGGCTTTAAATTCAATGTCGATAAAATACAGAAATGGGTTCGTTCAAGCGTTTCATCGAGATCTTAGagacaaaaatatatattatatatattccaATTTAGACAATTACACAATGGTTGAACCTTATGGTATGAACAAATCATTACCTCATGAAGAATGGAACGATCAGATGATACACGGTAATGTTTCAGCAATATGGTACCGAGAACCATTAGATCCCGAAACTGGTAAGAGAATGGGACAACAGACGAAAATACCCCCGGATGAATTATTAAACATTGCAGGTATATCTCAGGTACCTGATGGTGCAGCTTCTTGGCATGTTGCAGTAAGCAAATTTACGAATTCGCCCTTGCTATCGGCTGCTTTACCCGTTTGGGATGAAGATAAGGGAAGTATCGTGGCGGTTGTTGGAGTTACGACAGCTTTGTATAGTGTCGGTCAACTTATGAAAGAGCTGGTCAAACTTCATGGTGGACATATATATTTGACATCTCAAGAGGGGTGGTTGCTTGCTACTTCTTCAAGTACGCCGCTTTTGAAAAATTCGTCGACTGGGCCCACACTTTCAATGGCTGTAGATTCTCAAGATGAGATCATACAATCGGGAGCCAAATGGTTGCGTAAAACGTATGGTGACAAGCCACCACTGAGCCATGAGGTTCATTCGGCTACTGCTACGCTTGGCAACCAAAAATATTACATAGATTCGTTTTTCTTGAACTTAACGAGACTCCCTATG GTGGGAGTTCTTTGCATTCCGAGGAAATACATAATGGGGAAGGTGGATGCAAGGGCATTTAAGACATTAGTAATATTGATATCTGCATCTGTATGCATACTAGTTGTGggttgtatttgtatttttatattaaCCAACGGGGTATCGAAAGAAATGAGATTACGTGCAGAACTAATTAGCCATTTAGATGCTCGACGAAAAGCAGAGGCGTCCAGCAATTTTAAAAGCCAATTTTTAGCCAATATGAG TCATGAACTGAGAACACCGATGGCTGCTGTCATAGGATTGTTGGATATTCTTTTATGTGACGATTGTCTTACAAATGAACAATACGCGACAATTAATCAAATTCGTAGATGCTCAACGGCTCTTCTTAGGCTTCTGAACAATATTTTGGATATTAGTAAG GTTGAATCTGGAAAGCTGGTGCTCGAAGAAGCAGAGTTTGATTTGGGGCGAGAACTTGAAGGACTTGTAGATATGTTTTCTGTGCAGTGCAAGAATCACAATGTGGAAACCGTATTAGATCTCTCTG ATGATATGCCAAAAGTATTCCATGGAGACTCGGGTAGAGTTGTTCAAATATTTGCTAATCTGATTAGCAACTCAATCAAGTTTACAACAT CAGGATACATAATTTTGCGAGGCTGGTGCGAAAACCTGAATTCATTCAGTAATAACGGGAACTTCTTTATCGATCAGAAAGCTCTACGGTCAGCAGCCCAGAAAAAGGCACTCCGTGAGAAAAGATCCTGCAAAAATGACAACACAATGATTCTTTTCTTTGAAGTTGAAGATACGGGCTGCG GAATTGATCCGAGCAAATGGGAATCCGTATTTGAAAGCTTTGAACAAGCAGACCCATCAACAACTAGACT CCATGGTGGAACAGGTCTCGGGTTATGTATAGTTCGAACCCTG GTTAAAAAAATGGGAGGAGAAATTAGAGTAGTGAAGACACATGGATCAGGAACCCTGATGCAACTTTATCTTTTACTAAACACACCTGCAGATGTAACAAGAGAAAACTACCACCTTAAATTCGTAGAGCATAATTTAAAG GTAGTGCTTGCACTTGGCGGAAGAATGGGTAGAGAAATACTTTCTCGGTGGCTACTCAAACTTGGAATACCCGTATGGGAAGCAAACGAGTGGAACGAACTCACACAGATACTTCAAGATCTCTTTAAATCCCCGACTTACGTGCAAAGCTTGACGCACAAGCATCCAAAAGTTGAGCCACTAAGCAAAAATGAGGTAGAGTTGTCGGTTTTCATCGTAGTCATCGACATTGGCATGCTAAACTTATGCACAGACATATGGAAGGAGCAGCTCAATTTCTTAGATACGTTTAATAAGCGCGCAAAGTTTGTGTGGATTTTAAACCACGATACCTCTAATGCCATTAAGATTGACCTTCGAAGACGCGGGCATCTATTAATGGTAAATGGACCATTATACAAAGCAAAAATGATTCAAATGATTGAAGCCGTTATAAAAGAAACCTGTCTTAAACTGCCAATTTCGAAGACCGATGAGCATGAATGTGTTCAGACTGATCAGCTACATTCGGACACCAAAAGTTCATATGATTCTGAAATATCAGAACTTTCTTCAATTGAAGAAACAAGTCAAAAAAACCTCACAATTTCTGAAGCGGTAAGCAATTGCTTTCCTGAACGAATTAAGTTGTGTACGAATAATATGGTTTCTGTGACAACATTTCCAAATGATGATTCAAACTGTGAGCAAGACGTTAATCAAGCTGAGAACGCCAAGTGTAGTCAAAAGGCGCTTGAAGGTTTACGCATTTTGTTGGCCGAAGACACACCGATACTACAGAGAGTGGCAACTATAATGCTGGAGCAGATGGGTGCTAAGGTCATTGTTGTAGGAGATGGGGTGCAGGCCGTAGAAGCTCTCAATGTTCTGCACAAAGTAGATAACTTTAACGCATCTGGTGACCATCCGCAGTATGACCTGATACTAATGGACTGTCAG ATGCCAAAGATGGATGGTTATGAAGCAACAAAAGCGATACGAAGAGCAGAAACGGAATCAGGGTCACACACTCCGATTGTTGCATTGACAGCACATGCCATGTCATCAGATGAAGCTAAATGCTTGGAAGTAGGCATGGATGCATATCTAACAAAACCAATAGACTGCAAGCTTATGGTTTCCACCATTTTGTCATTAACCAAGTGCACTAGGACCTGA
- the LOC139847357 gene encoding proteasome subunit alpha type-7-like, whose protein sequence is MARYDRAITVFSPDGHLFQVEYALEAVRKGNAAVGVRGSDIVVLGVEKKSTVKLQDSRSVRKIVNLDDHIALACAGLKADARVLINKARIECQSHKLTVEDPVTVEYITRYIAGLQQKYTQSGGVRPFGLSTLIVGFDPYTSVPSLYQTDPSGTFSAWKANATGRNSNSMREFLEKNYKETSGQETIKLAIRALLEVVESGGKNIEVAVMTKEGLRQLEEAEIDTIVAAIEAEKAAAEAAKKAPAKDT, encoded by the exons ATGGCGCGATACGACAGAGCTATAACGGTATTCTCTCCTGATGGTCATCTATTTCAAGTTGAGTACGCACTTGAAGCCGTTCGTAAAGGTAACGCCGCCGTTGGTGTTCGTGGCTCTGATATCGTCGTTCTCGGCGTCGAGAAAAAGTCAACCGTCAAACTTCAGGACTCTAG ATCAGTTAGGAAGATTGTAAACCTAGATGATCACATTGCATTGGCGTGTGCTGGACTTAAAGCAGATGCGCGTGTTCTTATAAACAAAGCACGAATTGAATGCCAGAGCCATAAGCTTACTGTTGAGGATCCAGTGACTGTAGAGTATATCACACGATACATTGCAGGTCTTCAACAGAAATACACACAAAGTGGAGGTGTCAGGCCATTTGGGCTTTCAACTTTAATCGTAGGATTTGATCCTTATACTAGTGTTCCATCACTATATCAGACTGATCCTTCAGGGACTTTTTCTGCATGGAAGGCTAATGCTACGGGGAGAAATTCAAATTCCATGAGGGAATTTTTGGAGAAGAATTACAAAGAAACTTCTGGCCAAGAAACTATCAAACTCGCCATTCGAGCTCTGCTTGAA GTTGTTGAGAGTGGAGGGAAGAACATTGAAGTTGCTGTGATGACAAAGGAGGGGCTACGACAACTTGAGGAGGCTGAGATTGATACGATTGTTGCAGCCATTGAAGCAGAAAAGGCTGCTGCTGAGGCTGCAAAGAAAGCTCCTGCTAAAGATACATAA